Proteins found in one Vulpes vulpes isolate BD-2025 chromosome 13, VulVul3, whole genome shotgun sequence genomic segment:
- the CETN1 gene encoding centrin-1: MASGFKKSNVASTSQKRKLGPKPELTEDQKQEVREAFDLFDADGSGTIDVKELKVAMRALGFEPRKEEMKKMISEVDKEGTGKISFNDFLAVMTQKMAEKDTKEEILKAFRLFDDDETGKISFKNLKRVAIELGENLTDEELQEMIDEADRDGDGEVNEEEFLRIMKKTNLY, translated from the coding sequence ATGGCTTCCGGCTTCAAGAAGTCAAACGTGGCCTCTACCAGCCAGAAGAGAAAGCTGGGCCCTAAGCCTGAGCTCACTGAAGATCAGAAGCAAGAAGTTCGCGAAGCATTTGACCTCTTCGATGCCGACGGAAGTGGGACCATTGACGTGAAGGAGCTGAAGGTGGCCATGAGAGCGCTGGGCTTCGAGCCCaggaaggaagagatgaagaagatgaTCTCCGAAGTAGACAAGGAAGGCACGGGGAAAATCAGCTTCAATGACTTTCTGGCCGTGATGACTCAGAAGATGGCCGAGAAGGACACCAAAGAAGAGATCCTGAAGGCTTTCAGGCTCTTTGATGACGACGAAACTGGGAAGATCTCTTTCAAAAACCTAAAGCGCGTGGCCATTGAGTTAGGGGAAAACCTCACTGACGAGGAGCTACAGGAAATGATAGATGAAGCCGATCGGGATGGAGATGGCGAGGTGAACGAGGAAGAGTTTCTTCGGATCATGAAAAAAACCAACTTGTATTAA